The following is a genomic window from Oncorhynchus keta strain PuntledgeMale-10-30-2019 unplaced genomic scaffold, Oket_V2 Un_contig_26480_pilon_pilon, whole genome shotgun sequence.
gaggaggaggagcaagacgGGAGGCAGGAGtcagagtagggggagagagggccgGGCTCAGGGGTCCttaaggacagaggaggaggtggaggaggtagactgggtggaggaggaggaggtagagagggaggaggggagggagagaaagaggaggcagagagagaagagggggaggtagaCTAAGGACAGACCCaaactcctcccctcctcctgacTGGCTGTGTCCAGGCTGCCCGTACAGGAAGAGAAGCTCCCAGAGTAAGACGATTGGCTGCTGGTCGTGGGCGCCTATCCCGCTGTCCACGAGCTTTGGCGCCCGCTGTCGTGGAGACTGCGAAGGTGGGAAGAAGCGGTTTGAAAAGGAGTGCGGTTCATGACAGCGTTACAGAGATCCTCGTCCAGATTGGTCGAGGACCTCGCAGTGGGGGAGGGGCCGACAGGGTCTCGGTTGAGGAAGTGGGGCGTTTGGCCTGGCCATAAAGGGAAGTGGCTTCCGTAGCTGGCGTCTGATTggctggaggaagaggaagagatacTGCTGCGGTGGGTCCCGGCAATGGAGGTGCTGTAACTGGAGGTGGAGGCTGGGAAAGGGCATATTATTGATTagctgactgattgattgatcaaGGTCAGTGAGTAAACTGATTTAAGATTTAAgtgaattgattgattgattgattgataaaaTAGTGAACTACGCCGTTTattgataatataatataataatatatgccatttagcaagcGCTTTTatccaagcgacttacagtcatgtgtgcatacattctacgtatggttgGTCCCGGGGAATCGAGCCActacctggcgttacaagcgccatgctctataACTGAGCTGCAAAGTTTAACTGCAGGGATTACCATTGATTGGTGGATTATGGTATTGATTGATTACCTGTACTGCTCTGTCTACTGCTGTGAGACAGCATGCTGAGTCTTCTCTCTAGATCCGATGTTTCATGGTTGATCCTCTCCTCTGAGGAGGACCGGCTAGCACtgggatctacacacacacacacacacacacacaccagagtaaTATATCCACAGCTTTATCTACTGGGTCTATAATGAACACAGGTACTGAAACCACGGGCTCTGTAACAAACACAGGTACTTAAACAATGGTCTCTATAACGAACAGGCACTGAAACAATGTTCTCAATGAACACAGGTACTGAAACCACGGGCTCTATTGTGAACACAGGTACTGAAACCACGGGCTCTATTGTGAACACAGGTACTGAAACCATGGGCTCTATTGTGAACACAGGTACTGAAACCACGGGCTCTATTGTGAACACAGGTACTGAAACCATGGGCTCTATTGTGAACACAGGTACTGAAACCATGGGCTCTATTGTGAACACAGGTACTGAAACCACGGGCTCTATTGTGAACACAGGTACTGAAACCACGGGCTCTATTGTGAACACAGGTACTGAAACCATGGGCTCTATAATGAACACAGGTACTGAAACCACGGGCTCTATAATAAACACAGGTACTGAAACCATGGGCTCTATTGTGAACACAGGTACTGAAACCATGGGCTCTATTGTGAACACAGGTACTGAAACCATGGGCTCTATTGTGAACACAGGTACTGAAACCATGGGCTCTATTGTGAACACAGGTACTGAAACCATGGGCTCTATAATGAACACAGGTACTGAAACCATGGGCTCTATAACGAACACAGGTACTGAAACCACGGGCTCTATAACGAACACAGGTACTGAAACCATGGGCTCTATTGTGAACACAGGTACTGAAACCATGGGCTCTATAATGAACACAGGTACTGAAACCATGGGCTCTATAACGAACACAGGTACTGAAACCACGGGCTCTATAACGAACACAGGCTGAGTTAACTACCaaagtgagggggagggaggctgAGTTAACTACCaaagtgagggggagggaggctgAGTTAACTACCaaagtgagggggagggaggctgAGTTAACTACCAAAGTGAGGGGGAGGCAGGCTGAGTTAACTACCAAAGTGAGGGGGAGGCAGGCTGAGTTAACTACCAAAGTGAGGGGGAGGCAGGCTGAGTTAACTACCaaagtgagggggagggaggctgAGTTAACTACCAAAGTGAGGGGGAGGCAGGCTGAGTTAACTACCaaagtgagggggagggaggctgAGTTAAC
Proteins encoded in this region:
- the LOC127922631 gene encoding protein rtoA-like isoform X2, whose amino-acid sequence is MFSMNTGTETTGSIVNTGTETTGSIVNTGTETMGSIVNTGTETTGSIVNTGTETMGSIVNTGTETMGSIVNTGTETTGSIVNTGTETMGSIMNTGTETTGSIINTGTETMGSIVNTGTETMGSIVNTGTETMGSIVNTGTETMGSIVNTGTETMGSIVNTGTETMGSIMNTGTETMGSITNTGTETTGSITNTG
- the LOC127922631 gene encoding protein rtoA-like isoform X1 produces the protein MFSMNTGTETTGSIVNTGTETTGSIVNTGTETMGSIVNTGTETTGSIVNTGTETMGSIVNTGTETMGSIVNTGTETTGSIVNTGTETMGSIMNTGTETTGSIINTGTETMGSIVNTGTETMGSIVNTGTETMGSIVNTGTETMGSIVNTGTETMGSIMNTGTETMGSITNTGTETTGSITNTGTETMGSIVNTGTETMGSIMNTGTETMGSITNTGTETTGSITNTG